One Pseudoalteromonas sp. UG3-2 DNA window includes the following coding sequences:
- a CDS encoding LysE family translocator has product MDYLFAVVLFAASSSVTPGPNNIMVMTSGLNFGIRKSLPLLTGICVGFTVMLLLVGLGFSQLFEIFPHLYFIIKCIGVLYLLYLAYLIAISAEGVESDKPIRPFSFMKGALFQWVNAKAWVVATGALAAFTTVGANFFGQNVMIALTFFVVSFPCVGVWLIFGSLLKNALNNSSRSRIIFNFTMSGLLVLSVVPVMVEIAEKLA; this is encoded by the coding sequence ATGGACTACCTCTTTGCTGTTGTTTTGTTCGCAGCTTCGTCATCAGTGACACCTGGTCCGAACAATATAATGGTAATGACCTCAGGTCTAAATTTTGGCATCAGGAAAAGTCTGCCTCTTCTAACAGGTATTTGTGTTGGTTTCACAGTAATGCTCTTGCTTGTAGGGTTGGGGTTCTCGCAGTTATTTGAAATATTCCCTCATCTTTATTTCATCATTAAATGTATTGGAGTTTTGTACTTGCTATATTTGGCATACCTCATAGCGATCTCAGCTGAAGGTGTCGAGTCAGACAAACCAATTAGGCCATTTTCATTCATGAAAGGAGCTTTATTTCAGTGGGTTAATGCGAAAGCATGGGTTGTCGCAACAGGTGCCCTCGCAGCTTTTACAACGGTAGGTGCTAACTTCTTTGGTCAAAACGTTATGATTGCTTTGACCTTCTTTGTTGTTTCCTTTCCATGTGTGGGAGTGTGGTTGATATTTGGCTCTTTACTAAAAAATGCTCTGAATAATAGCTCAAGAAGCCGGATAATATTTAATTTCACCATGTCAGGCTTATTAGTTTTATCTGTTGTTCCCGTCATGGTGGAAATCGCAGAAAAGTTAGCTTAA